The Saprospiraceae bacterium genome includes a window with the following:
- a CDS encoding sigma-70 family RNA polymerase sigma factor yields MWFNRSKYNEEAVITGCVSNDRKSQELLYNHMFDKMYCVCAKYTKDETEALTILNDGFLRVYKNIASYNFSGSFEGWVRKIIYRSVADYFRNKSNKLAFLLPDEDFTDVTHSFTALDDLFAEDIIRLLEQLPDASSRVLVLYAIEGYTHKEIGTILQISENTSKWHLSNARQILKQKLSDYQYNNYTG; encoded by the coding sequence ATGTGGTTTAACCGAAGCAAATATAATGAGGAAGCGGTCATAACTGGCTGCGTATCCAATGACCGCAAAAGTCAGGAGTTGCTTTATAATCATATGTTTGACAAGATGTACTGCGTCTGTGCAAAATACACAAAAGACGAAACGGAAGCTTTAACCATTCTGAACGACGGCTTTCTGAGAGTATATAAAAATATCGCTTCCTACAATTTCAGTGGTAGTTTTGAAGGTTGGGTGCGTAAAATCATATACCGGTCCGTTGCAGATTATTTCAGAAATAAATCCAATAAATTGGCTTTCCTGCTGCCGGATGAAGACTTTACTGACGTTACTCACAGTTTCACAGCATTGGATGATTTATTTGCAGAGGACATCATCAGACTGCTCGAACAATTGCCGGACGCATCTTCCCGGGTATTAGTGCTTTATGCGATAGAAGGATACACTCATAAAGAAATAGGAACTATCCTTCAGATCAGCGAGAACACCAGCAAATGGCATCTTTCCAATGCAAGACAAATATTAAAACAAAAATTATCAGATTATCAGTACAATAATTATACAGGATAA
- a CDS encoding Na+:solute symporter, with protein MQLATLDWSIIALFFIVTLAIGLLVSKKAGSSSSEFFLGGRSMPWWLLGVSMVATTFSADTPNLVTDIVRINGVSGNWAWWAFLLTGMLTVFVYARLWRRSGITTDLEFYELRYSGPESRFLRGFRAIYLGVFFNVMIMATVMLAGIKIGGILLGLSAFETVMIVSVVTVIYSALGGFKGVIYADFFQFTLAMAGMVWASIYIVNLPEVGGLTQLLTHENVVPKLSFFPDFNNMDVLVPLLIVPVAVQWWSVWYPGAEPGGGGYIAQRMLSARNEKNAVAATLFFNVAHYALRPWPWILIALASLIVFPNVSDIATKFPNMDPDFVKDDLAFPAMLSYLPAGLLGLVIAALIAALMSTISTHLNWGSSYIVNDFYQRFFRKDAEQKELVLVGRLSTVVLMLLAALFALILSNALQAFNILLQIGAGTGLLFILRWFWWRINAMSEIVAMSSSFLIALVMEFAVRDALMSHQKLLIGVLLTTLAWVSTALLTKPTDRNTLIDFFKLIRPHTAGWKPVIADGLSSGKIQNEHLKTGKISSEILMMFLGCVLVYTLLFGTGFIIYGQLLNALIAFVISLIASFSLHKLWRNLG; from the coding sequence ATGCAATTAGCCACCCTCGATTGGAGTATTATCGCCTTGTTTTTCATAGTAACATTGGCAATCGGATTGTTAGTTTCCAAAAAAGCAGGTAGCAGCAGCTCTGAATTTTTTCTTGGTGGACGGAGTATGCCCTGGTGGTTGCTGGGTGTCTCTATGGTAGCAACTACATTTTCTGCCGATACGCCCAATCTTGTAACGGATATTGTCAGAATCAACGGTGTTTCAGGTAACTGGGCCTGGTGGGCATTTTTATTGACCGGAATGCTGACTGTATTTGTTTATGCCCGGCTATGGAGAAGGTCCGGAATTACCACAGATCTTGAATTTTATGAATTGAGATACAGTGGTCCTGAGTCCCGCTTTTTGAGAGGATTCAGGGCTATTTATCTGGGTGTGTTCTTCAATGTGATGATCATGGCGACAGTAATGCTCGCAGGAATAAAGATCGGAGGTATATTATTGGGTCTATCAGCTTTTGAGACAGTGATGATCGTTTCGGTTGTGACGGTGATTTATTCCGCCCTCGGTGGATTCAAAGGTGTGATATATGCTGACTTCTTTCAGTTTACACTTGCGATGGCGGGAATGGTATGGGCAAGTATTTATATTGTAAACCTGCCAGAGGTCGGGGGGCTTACACAATTGTTAACACATGAAAATGTTGTCCCCAAACTGAGCTTCTTTCCGGATTTTAATAATATGGATGTATTGGTTCCACTTTTGATTGTGCCTGTTGCAGTGCAATGGTGGAGTGTGTGGTACCCTGGTGCAGAACCCGGTGGTGGAGGATACATCGCACAAAGAATGTTGTCGGCCAGAAATGAAAAAAATGCAGTGGCTGCGACCCTTTTTTTTAATGTAGCTCATTATGCACTCAGGCCATGGCCGTGGATTTTAATAGCATTGGCATCATTGATTGTCTTTCCGAATGTCAGTGATATTGCAACAAAATTTCCCAATATGGATCCTGATTTTGTAAAGGATGATCTGGCATTTCCGGCCATGTTGTCGTATCTCCCTGCCGGATTATTGGGATTGGTGATTGCAGCATTGATTGCAGCACTCATGTCCACGATCAGTACACACCTCAATTGGGGAAGTTCTTATATTGTCAATGATTTTTACCAAAGGTTTTTCAGAAAGGATGCTGAGCAAAAAGAGTTGGTTCTGGTCGGTAGATTATCGACTGTCGTATTGATGCTTCTGGCAGCATTGTTTGCATTAATACTGTCGAATGCGTTGCAGGCTTTCAATATTCTTTTACAGATCGGTGCAGGGACTGGTCTGTTATTTATACTCAGATGGTTTTGGTGGCGAATCAATGCCATGAGTGAAATAGTGGCTATGTCATCATCTTTTTTAATAGCACTGGTAATGGAGTTTGCTGTCAGAGATGCGTTAATGTCTCACCAGAAACTGTTGATAGGAGTACTTCTAACGACTTTAGCTTGGGTTTCAACCGCACTATTAACAAAGCCTACTGACAGAAATACGCTCATTGATTTTTTTAAACTGATCCGACCTCATACCGCCGGATGGAAACCCGTAATCGCTGACGGACTTTCTTCCGGAAAAATTCAGAACGAACACCTTAAAACAGGCAAAATATCTTCTGAAATTCTGATGATGTTTTTAGGGTGTGTTTTGGTTTACACTTTGTTATTCGGCACCGGCTTTATCATTTATGGTCAATTGTTGAATGCTTTGATTGCATTTGTGATTTCCCTTATCGCATCATTCTCATTACACAAATTATGGCGCAATTTAGGTTAA
- a CDS encoding beta-N-acetylhexosaminidase, giving the protein MKLIFNLRILAVTFMLISVSCNSQNELLKPESAIIPAPESVVLSGEFSNLTKIVFSPDTIWYNSYSDNLLQLTNLPQEKNQNINQSTLLVSLSETLGKESYLIEITDDNIRITASDRSGVQYALTSLGQLVKFNNGKIPLGIIKDNPKFRYRGMHLDVARHFFSVAEVKKYLDYMAFYKFNNFHWHLTEDQGWRIEIKKYPKLQEIAAFRKETLIGHYSDKPHKFDGKRYGGYYTQDEIKEVVAYAAERNINVIPEIEMPGHAQAALAAYPELGCGPGPYEVATKWGIFEDVFCPNEVTFKFLEDVIDEVISLFPGKYIHIGGDECPKEAWKKSKFCQDLIRKNGLKDEHELQSYFITRMEKYINSKGKQIIGWDEILEGGLAPNATVMSWRGISGGLEAARSGHDVIMTPGTHCYFDHYQSESQDEPIAIGGYTSVEKVFHWDPIPSELEEDKRKYILGGQANVWTEYIPVFSHVEYMAYARGMAMSEALWRGGKDYSEFLKRFDIHVNYWKNKGANIAYHVFDLKPVIKAGEGNPVSLSFTVPSGALIHHKINDVDTPVKASGENIVIEKAGRHTFQAVRNETKGKALKLDFDLHLGTTAKVSIDPAPSKKYFANGPGSIVNGITGSDEKYGGTEWLGFEGTDATVTLDFGKEVNFVQVHCRFFRGEGQWIYLPPQVDILISTDGTNFEKVTGISNIGAADKIGDINFDLGSTRARYLRVFAKNYGVIPSGAQGAGHKAWLFMDEINVR; this is encoded by the coding sequence ATGAAACTCATATTTAATTTAAGAATTCTGGCTGTTACCTTCATGTTAATCTCGGTTTCCTGCAATTCCCAAAACGAACTGTTAAAGCCTGAATCTGCCATCATTCCAGCACCTGAATCCGTTGTCCTGTCGGGTGAGTTTAGCAATTTAACTAAAATAGTTTTTTCACCTGATACCATTTGGTATAATAGCTATTCTGACAATTTGTTACAATTAACTAATCTGCCACAGGAGAAAAATCAAAATATAAATCAATCCACATTATTAGTCAGTTTGTCTGAAACTTTGGGTAAAGAGTCTTACCTGATTGAAATCACAGATGATAATATTCGAATTACTGCATCTGACAGATCTGGTGTTCAATATGCATTGACAAGTCTGGGTCAGTTGGTAAAGTTTAATAATGGAAAGATACCTCTGGGAATCATAAAGGATAATCCCAAATTCAGATACAGAGGCATGCATCTCGATGTAGCCAGACATTTTTTTAGTGTAGCTGAAGTAAAAAAGTATCTGGATTACATGGCATTTTATAAGTTCAACAACTTTCACTGGCATCTTACTGAGGATCAGGGCTGGCGTATAGAAATCAAAAAATATCCTAAACTTCAGGAAATTGCGGCTTTTAGAAAAGAAACTCTGATAGGTCATTACAGTGACAAACCACATAAGTTTGACGGTAAACGGTATGGCGGGTATTATACACAGGATGAAATAAAAGAGGTGGTGGCTTATGCAGCAGAACGGAATATCAATGTCATCCCCGAAATCGAAATGCCGGGTCATGCACAGGCGGCCCTGGCAGCATATCCGGAGTTGGGTTGTGGTCCCGGACCGTATGAAGTGGCTACAAAATGGGGTATTTTTGAAGATGTATTTTGCCCGAATGAGGTTACTTTTAAATTCCTGGAAGACGTCATTGATGAAGTTATTTCCTTGTTTCCCGGAAAATATATTCACATCGGTGGCGATGAATGTCCTAAAGAAGCCTGGAAAAAAAGTAAATTCTGTCAGGATCTGATCCGAAAAAACGGATTGAAAGATGAACATGAATTACAGAGTTATTTCATCACCCGAATGGAGAAATATATCAATTCAAAAGGGAAGCAGATTATTGGTTGGGATGAAATATTGGAAGGAGGTTTGGCGCCGAATGCGACAGTGATGTCATGGCGAGGTATTTCAGGAGGACTGGAAGCAGCCCGAAGTGGTCATGACGTGATAATGACTCCCGGCACACACTGCTACTTTGATCATTATCAGTCCGAATCGCAGGACGAACCCATTGCAATCGGCGGATACACCAGTGTTGAAAAAGTTTTTCATTGGGACCCGATACCATCTGAACTGGAAGAAGATAAACGTAAATATATTCTGGGCGGTCAGGCAAATGTGTGGACAGAATACATCCCTGTGTTCAGTCATGTCGAATATATGGCTTATGCCCGCGGGATGGCTATGTCAGAAGCTTTGTGGCGTGGAGGAAAAGATTATTCAGAATTTTTGAAAAGATTTGATATCCATGTAAATTATTGGAAAAATAAGGGCGCAAATATAGCGTATCATGTATTTGATTTAAAACCGGTCATCAAAGCAGGAGAAGGCAATCCGGTGTCTTTAAGTTTTACAGTGCCTTCAGGAGCTTTGATTCACCATAAAATAAATGATGTCGATACTCCGGTTAAAGCTTCGGGTGAAAACATTGTCATTGAGAAAGCAGGCAGACACACATTTCAGGCAGTCAGAAATGAAACGAAAGGGAAAGCATTGAAATTGGATTTTGATTTGCATCTGGGTACTACTGCTAAAGTCAGCATTGATCCGGCACCATCTAAAAAATATTTTGCCAATGGCCCCGGAAGTATTGTAAACGGTATCACCGGTAGTGACGAAAAGTATGGCGGTACAGAGTGGCTTGGATTTGAGGGAACTGATGCGACGGTAACCCTTGATTTTGGAAAAGAAGTAAATTTTGTTCAGGTTCACTGTCGGTTTTTCAGAGGTGAGGGTCAATGGATATATCTGCCACCGCAAGTGGATATTCTTATTTCAACTGATGGTACAAATTTTGAAAAAGTAACTGGTATCAGTAATATCGGAGCCGCAGATAAGATAGGAGATATCAATTTTGATTTAGGTTCGACACGGGCAAGATATCTTCGTGTTTTTGCTAAAAATTATGGTGTGATTCCATCAGGTGCTCAGGGAGCAGGCCACAAAGCATGGTTATTTATGGACGAAATAAATGTCAGATAG
- the nagB gene encoding glucosamine-6-phosphate deaminase, which yields MASKIISPKTEIKTTLRYQLKSFEKIPIKLWENPDDGAKHIANYIALSIRQKQQDNQNLVLGLATGSSPIKVYNELVRMHKEEGLSFYNVITFNLDEYYPMAPDAEQSYVRFMHDFLFSHIDILPENIHIPNGNLPIEYVQNYCHEYEKKIEMAGGIDIQILGIGRTGHIGFNEPGSWLSSRTRLVKLDHLTRQDAVKDFGKEENVPYRAITMGIQTIIKARQIFIMAWGSHKAEIVRETIEGEVSEMIPATFLQGHQNVKFYLDAAAAAELTKVRTPWLAGICNWDAALIAKAVIWLSLKIQKPILKLLDEDYINNGLSELIAEYNSAYSLNIQIFNKLQHTITGWPGGKPNADDTNRPERANPAKKRVLIFSPHPDDDVISMGGTLLRLVEQGHDVHVAYQVSGNIAVHDKDAWRYAEFVRDFGMAIGIENDILYSTVQKVSQFIENKENNQTDIPELRILKGIVRREEARGAALFCGVPEKNIHFLNLPFYETGGVRKNKLGEADIAIITDILSLIKPHQVFAAGDLADPNGTHRVCLEAIFEGFEKIKSEKWYKDCYLWLYRGAWHEWPVDEIEMAVPISPDQLMKKRKAIFIHQSQKDHPVFPGNDTREFWQRAEDRNKETANQYNILGLAEYEAMEAFVRWKFN from the coding sequence ATGGCTTCAAAAATTATTAGTCCTAAAACAGAAATTAAAACTACGCTAAGGTATCAATTAAAGAGTTTTGAAAAAATTCCGATCAAACTTTGGGAAAATCCGGACGACGGAGCTAAACATATTGCCAATTATATTGCATTGAGTATCCGACAAAAACAACAGGATAATCAGAATCTTGTCCTTGGATTGGCTACCGGTTCATCACCCATAAAGGTGTACAACGAATTAGTCAGAATGCATAAGGAAGAAGGTTTGTCGTTTTACAATGTTATCACTTTCAACCTGGACGAATACTATCCGATGGCTCCCGATGCAGAACAAAGTTATGTACGATTTATGCATGATTTTCTGTTCAGTCATATAGATATCCTTCCGGAAAATATTCACATTCCTAATGGAAACCTGCCGATAGAGTATGTACAGAACTATTGTCATGAATATGAGAAAAAAATTGAAATGGCAGGGGGTATTGATATTCAGATTTTAGGAATCGGGAGGACCGGACACATTGGATTTAATGAACCCGGATCCTGGTTGAGTTCGCGTACACGTCTTGTGAAACTGGATCATCTCACCAGACAGGATGCTGTCAAGGATTTCGGAAAGGAAGAGAATGTGCCTTATCGGGCGATTACGATGGGGATACAGACTATTATAAAAGCCAGACAAATTTTTATAATGGCATGGGGGTCTCACAAAGCAGAAATAGTAAGAGAAACCATTGAAGGCGAAGTTTCTGAAATGATACCTGCCACTTTTCTTCAAGGCCATCAGAATGTCAAATTTTACTTAGATGCAGCCGCAGCAGCCGAGCTTACCAAAGTCAGGACTCCCTGGCTGGCGGGTATTTGTAATTGGGATGCAGCATTGATAGCCAAAGCTGTCATATGGTTGTCTTTGAAAATTCAGAAACCTATCCTGAAATTATTGGATGAAGATTATATCAATAACGGTCTCTCCGAATTGATAGCGGAGTATAATTCAGCGTATTCTCTTAATATCCAAATCTTCAACAAGTTACAACACACTATCACCGGATGGCCGGGAGGAAAACCCAATGCAGATGATACTAATCGCCCGGAAAGAGCAAATCCTGCCAAAAAACGGGTTTTGATTTTCAGTCCGCATCCCGATGATGATGTGATTTCTATGGGAGGTACTTTATTAAGACTTGTTGAACAGGGACACGACGTACATGTAGCATATCAGGTATCCGGAAATATTGCGGTACATGATAAAGACGCCTGGAGATATGCCGAGTTTGTCAGGGATTTTGGGATGGCTATCGGAATAGAAAATGATATACTTTATTCCACCGTTCAGAAGGTATCACAGTTTATTGAAAATAAAGAGAATAATCAGACGGACATTCCTGAATTAAGAATACTGAAAGGAATAGTCCGAAGAGAAGAAGCAAGAGGAGCAGCATTGTTTTGCGGGGTGCCGGAGAAAAATATTCACTTCCTGAACTTACCGTTTTATGAAACAGGTGGTGTGAGAAAAAATAAATTAGGTGAAGCGGATATTGCAATCATTACAGATATTTTGTCTTTGATCAAACCGCATCAGGTGTTTGCTGCAGGCGATCTGGCAGATCCGAATGGTACACACAGGGTTTGTCTGGAAGCAATATTTGAGGGTTTTGAAAAGATCAAATCCGAAAAATGGTATAAAGACTGCTACCTTTGGCTTTACAGAGGAGCATGGCATGAGTGGCCGGTCGATGAAATTGAGATGGCTGTTCCAATCAGCCCTGATCAATTAATGAAAAAACGGAAGGCAATTTTTATCCATCAGTCACAAAAAGATCATCCGGTTTTTCCGGGAAATGATACCCGGGAATTCTGGCAAAGAGCCGAAGACAGAAATAAAGAAACAGCCAATCAATACAATATTCTGGGATTGGCAGAATATGAAGCGATGGAAGCTTTTGTGCGGTGGAAATTTAATTAA
- a CDS encoding LacI family DNA-binding transcriptional regulator, with protein sequence MKKLTIKDISSLAGVSRGTIDRVINNRGNVSPAIEERVLKILKEFGYEKNLIASTLAANKSYRIAIVLPYPEDDIFWALPRKGIEKALAFVKNFGFQCENYDFELENKNDFSIKLNNAIQSKPDGIIVAPLFLEESAEYLEDASSYLIPVITINTELENKNLLCYIGQNSYQCGYLAGRLLKNNVRSGETIIAIHLGHDLKDAKHILDKIKGLQDYVAQEMGNNANVQIYNFENFRDKEALSEFYESIIKNHPKITALFFTNSRAYHLMEIIEKNKILDKTIIGFDLLPPNNNLLNDGKISFLIHQDPERQGYMAIENFVRYFLKKPVQPIQYLPMDIILKENIAFYLQNSGQDMDFIL encoded by the coding sequence ATGAAAAAATTAACCATTAAAGACATTTCAAGTCTCGCCGGTGTATCCCGAGGAACGATCGACAGAGTCATTAATAACAGGGGCAACGTATCTCCGGCTATTGAAGAACGAGTATTAAAAATCCTAAAAGAATTCGGGTATGAAAAAAATCTGATCGCCAGCACCCTTGCAGCCAATAAGTCGTACCGAATTGCTATTGTCCTGCCCTACCCTGAAGATGACATTTTCTGGGCATTGCCGAGAAAGGGTATTGAAAAAGCACTTGCTTTCGTCAAAAATTTTGGCTTTCAATGCGAAAACTATGATTTTGAGTTAGAGAATAAAAATGATTTTTCTATTAAACTCAATAATGCAATTCAGTCCAAGCCGGATGGAATTATCGTAGCACCATTATTTTTGGAGGAGTCTGCTGAATACCTGGAAGATGCTTCTTCTTATTTAATTCCGGTGATTACCATCAATACTGAATTAGAGAATAAAAATCTGCTTTGTTACATTGGGCAGAATTCCTATCAATGCGGTTACCTGGCTGGCAGATTGCTGAAAAATAATGTCCGATCCGGAGAAACTATAATAGCAATTCACCTGGGTCACGACCTGAAGGATGCAAAACATATCCTTGACAAGATCAAAGGTTTACAGGATTATGTAGCTCAGGAAATGGGAAATAATGCGAACGTGCAGATTTATAATTTCGAAAATTTCAGAGATAAAGAAGCCTTGAGTGAATTTTATGAAAGTATTATTAAAAATCACCCCAAAATTACTGCTTTATTTTTTACCAATTCCAGAGCATATCATTTGATGGAAATCATTGAAAAAAATAAAATCCTCGATAAAACTATTATTGGATTTGATTTATTACCTCCCAACAACAACTTACTGAATGACGGAAAAATTAGTTTTCTTATACATCAGGATCCTGAAAGACAAGGATATATGGCTATTGAGAACTTTGTACGTTATTTTTTGAAAAAACCGGTTCAACCGATCCAATACCTTCCGATGGATATCATTTTGAAAGAAAATATAGCTTTCTACCTTCAAAATTCCGGACAGGATATGGATTTTATATTATAA
- a CDS encoding alpha/beta hydrolase → MKKYSNILIILTGIVLLSYLAGPRVKYEVPVFFDTELGADVSELESYIQLKESEIVDMKPDNEARIIWNDDSLKNVTEYSVVYLHGFSASQEEGDPVHIEFARRYGFNLYLSRLDDHGRSDPDSFKDMTPDSYIQSAEEAIEIGRKIGKKVIVMACSSGATLAAILASEGADIHSLIFYSPNIDIADSNSNLLLFPWGKQMASLVMGGTQNHVKYDSLAANYWNSTYHTNGLFVLKTIIRDYMKKDVFENIEIPVFIGYYYENEELQDNVVSVKRMLDFYDQLGTPENQKRKVAFPKAGRHVICSHVFSKDIEGVKNETFRFAQEVLKFIPSEGEL, encoded by the coding sequence ATGAAGAAGTATTCCAATATTTTGATCATCCTAACAGGAATTGTTTTGCTGTCTTACCTCGCAGGCCCCCGGGTAAAATATGAAGTACCGGTCTTTTTTGACACCGAATTGGGTGCAGATGTCAGTGAATTGGAAAGCTATATCCAATTAAAAGAATCAGAAATTGTTGATATGAAGCCGGATAATGAAGCCAGAATCATCTGGAATGACGACTCATTAAAAAATGTTACAGAATATAGCGTTGTCTATCTTCATGGATTCTCAGCCAGTCAGGAGGAAGGTGACCCCGTGCATATTGAATTTGCAAGAAGATACGGATTCAATTTGTATTTGAGCAGACTCGATGATCATGGCAGATCTGATCCAGATAGTTTTAAGGATATGACTCCCGACAGTTATATCCAATCAGCAGAAGAAGCAATCGAAATAGGTCGCAAGATTGGTAAAAAGGTCATCGTTATGGCCTGTTCTTCAGGTGCTACATTGGCTGCCATCCTGGCATCAGAAGGGGCAGATATTCATAGCCTTATCTTTTATTCGCCCAATATAGATATTGCTGACAGCAATTCAAACCTTCTTCTTTTCCCCTGGGGCAAACAAATGGCTTCTCTGGTAATGGGTGGAACGCAAAATCATGTTAAATATGATAGTCTGGCGGCGAATTATTGGAACAGTACATATCATACCAATGGACTTTTTGTGTTGAAAACCATTATCAGAGATTACATGAAAAAAGATGTTTTTGAAAATATAGAGATTCCTGTTTTTATTGGTTATTACTATGAAAATGAAGAACTGCAGGACAATGTAGTCTCGGTCAAAAGAATGCTGGATTTTTATGATCAGTTAGGTACACCTGAAAATCAAAAACGCAAAGTTGCATTCCCTAAAGCAGGAAGACACGTGATTTGCTCTCACGTTTTTTCTAAAGACATTGAAGGGGTTAAAAATGAAACATTTCGTTTTGCACAAGAAGTGTTGAAATTTATTCCATCAGAGGGAGAATTATAA
- a CDS encoding amidohydrolase → MHRIAFILILVSFLISLMSCDLNQKADTLIYNANVYTLDPKLPLAEAIAIKNGEILAVGSNKSLLKYSDERTEKIDAQGNFVMPGFIEGHGHFSGLGYSLINLNFLTSRSWESIVQAVEDRVLEVQPGEWIIGRGWHQEKWDSIPLQNIHNYPFHYSLSDVSPDNPVVLFHASGHSLYANEKAMQVAGVSRETPNPMGGEIVRDKDGNAIGVFEERAMGIIREKYSEYIHNLDQKKTDSTWYKAISLAQEECLKKGVTSFQDAGSGFDELDKYERLAKEGKLDVRLWAMLRHPAEVLEGKVKKYKKTDVGNRFYTCNAIKSEVDGALGAFGAWLIDAYADKPDFKGQNTTDIFDVKKIAEMAIDADMQFCVHAIGDRANRVVLDIYEGVMKAHPKKKDLRWRIEHAQHLDTTDIPRFSQYGIIASMQGIHCTSDAPFVVKRLGTERAKYGAYPWRSLLDNGVIIANGTDAPVEDVDPIKSFYASVTRKREDSGLVFFPEQRMTRAEAIYSYTLGNAYAAFQEKYKGSIKKGKVADLVILSQDLLNCSDDDILKTKILYTIVDGKVKYKME, encoded by the coding sequence ATGCACCGGATAGCCTTTATTTTGATACTTGTAAGTTTCCTGATATCTCTGATGAGCTGTGATTTGAATCAGAAAGCCGATACGCTTATATATAATGCAAATGTTTATACACTGGATCCAAAATTACCATTGGCGGAAGCGATTGCAATCAAAAACGGAGAAATACTGGCAGTAGGATCCAACAAAAGCTTATTGAAGTATTCGGATGAAAGAACAGAAAAAATTGATGCTCAGGGAAATTTTGTGATGCCGGGATTTATAGAAGGTCACGGACATTTTTCAGGATTGGGATACAGTCTGATCAATCTGAATTTTCTTACATCAAGAAGTTGGGAATCAATCGTTCAGGCAGTGGAGGACAGAGTGCTTGAAGTACAACCAGGTGAATGGATCATTGGTCGTGGCTGGCATCAGGAAAAATGGGATAGTATTCCGCTTCAGAATATTCACAATTATCCTTTCCATTATTCTCTCAGTGATGTTTCTCCGGACAATCCTGTTGTACTTTTTCACGCCAGCGGTCATTCTCTCTATGCTAATGAAAAGGCAATGCAGGTGGCCGGAGTCAGCCGTGAGACGCCCAATCCCATGGGTGGTGAGATAGTAAGAGATAAAGATGGAAATGCAATCGGCGTTTTTGAAGAACGGGCAATGGGCATCATCAGAGAGAAATACAGTGAGTACATCCACAATCTGGATCAGAAAAAAACGGATTCGACATGGTATAAAGCAATCAGTCTGGCGCAGGAGGAATGTTTAAAAAAGGGGGTAACTTCCTTTCAGGATGCAGGTTCGGGGTTTGACGAATTAGACAAATATGAAAGATTAGCTAAAGAAGGTAAACTCGATGTCAGACTTTGGGCAATGCTCAGACACCCTGCCGAAGTACTGGAAGGGAAAGTCAAAAAATATAAAAAAACAGATGTCGGAAACCGATTTTACACCTGTAATGCCATCAAATCAGAAGTGGATGGCGCATTAGGTGCATTCGGTGCATGGTTGATTGATGCTTATGCCGATAAACCAGATTTTAAAGGTCAGAATACGACTGATATCTTTGATGTTAAAAAAATTGCCGAAATGGCTATAGACGCAGATATGCAGTTTTGTGTGCACGCTATTGGCGACAGAGCCAACAGGGTTGTTCTGGATATATATGAAGGTGTCATGAAAGCCCATCCCAAGAAAAAAGATCTCAGGTGGCGTATCGAACATGCCCAGCATTTAGACACAACAGATATTCCCCGATTCAGCCAGTATGGTATTATAGCATCTATGCAGGGGATCCATTGTACTTCTGACGCTCCGTTTGTGGTCAAAAGACTGGGAACGGAGCGGGCAAAATACGGTGCATATCCCTGGCGGTCGTTGCTCGACAACGGTGTCATCATTGCCAATGGAACAGATGCTCCAGTCGAAGATGTGGATCCGATCAAAAGTTTTTATGCTTCAGTGACCAGAAAAAGAGAAGACTCGGGTCTGGTTTTTTTTCCGGAACAACGTATGACACGAGCTGAAGCTATCTACTCCTACACATTAGGAAATGCTTATGCAGCCTTTCAGGAAAAATACAAGGGAAGTATCAAAAAAGGCAAAGTTGCAGACCTCGTCATTTTATCCCAAGACCTCTTAAATTGTAGTGATGATGATATCCTGAAAACAAAAATTCTTTATACGATTGTGGATGGGAAAGTCAAGTATAAGATGGAATGA
- a CDS encoding DUF202 domain-containing protein, translating into MEEKIKSNKDLILREKLALQRTVLANQSTFLAFLRTSMYFLMAGLTIQNLFIKGNYEIFEILLFSISGVVILLGIFNYFRHKKLIQQSEIHVGDYKSEFLL; encoded by the coding sequence ATGGAAGAAAAGATTAAATCAAATAAAGACCTGATACTGAGAGAAAAACTAGCTCTGCAAAGGACTGTATTAGCCAATCAAAGTACTTTTTTAGCTTTTTTACGCACATCCATGTATTTTTTAATGGCAGGATTGACCATTCAAAATTTGTTTATAAAGGGCAATTATGAAATTTTTGAAATTTTGTTATTCAGCATTTCAGGAGTTGTAATTCTATTGGGTATCTTTAATTACTTCAGGCATAAAAAGTTAATACAGCAAAGCGAGATACATGTAGGCGATTACAAATCGGAGTTTTTGTTGTAA